The DNA sequence GGAAATGTTGCAGACCTTGTTCAGAAAAGTCACCAGCTTCTCATTGTTGCTGACCTCGCACCGTTGAAGGACCCAGTCGCCCCAGCCTATCCACGTGTCGTCGTTTGAGAAGTCTGCGATGACGCACTCTCTGTTGTTGAGTTTTTCAGCCTCCTCCTCACTTACATTGTTCCAAATGAcactgtgtggggaaaaaaagactggATGAACATGTGTGGGGGGTGTATGGGGGTGGGTGGTCTAATGTATGTtgatggtgtgttgtgtgtgaggaaaTGATTAATTGTCCATAATATACAGCTTACATTAGAGTATGGGCAGGTGAATGGCTGGGGAGCATGCTATCTGCATGCAGCATGGGTAGGTATTAAGGTGTACTCACATTATTTTACGCACAGAAAACGGAATGAAATCAGCCACTGCTGACAGGCCTCGGAAGGTAATGTTGTTTCCCTCAAGCCTGCAAAAATATAATGATGGTGGAAAATGCATAGATCGAAGCTTTGAATTTGGGGCTGCATCTGCAAACTTAAATTCACTGTTGGTAATTTTGTCATCTCTAAATCTGTTGAAGCACAATTCTAACGTCATGGGAACAACTTAACAATTGTTTGAGTTTGTCAGGGAAGCGAGGATTAGGTAAAATGTTCTTAAAACAGCAATTTATGAATTCGGCAGCTTTAACTGTCAACTCCCTTGTTTTAATGTCCGGCGCTCTGAATACCGAACACAAGAGTATCAACAGTTAAAACGCCTCActtaaccaacatgtaaaatatactGATTCGATTTAATTAGGTAATTATTATACAAAATATCAACTATCAATGAAAAATAGGCAAATTCtttgataggcagagcaacctgttggatcaacctttatCAAAAGGCATAACTTGCAACCATTTAGACAAATGGCCGACCTACCTGTTTCTTATCTCTAGACCACTTTGGTCTTTTGAAGTTCCCTATTGCCCAATGGTAGTTCCTCGTGGCTAGTGTGGGCTGAAATGGTGCAAGACCAAGAGGGCAATGTCCTTTTCACATTTTAGCCACATATGATGAACTATGATGAACTGGGTAAAAAGGTACTTTCTGAAGCACATGTTTTTCACAAGACACATTACTCATTTATTAGAAGTTAGTGTAAATCTTAAAAGCAACAGATTTACTCACCATAGCCCCTGCAGTACTTCATTTGTTCTTAAGCCTTCAGCTAGAACCAAAAACTCCTCATCACCAATGTTTGTCCATCCTAGACtgataaatgcaataattaACATTACTCCAGAACATTAGTATACAATTGatgaatataattaataatcaaGCCTTGCTTggaaattatgtaaatgtaacaaATGAAATGTAGACAAAAAGTAAtcttttaaatcattttaaaccATTGCAATTAGAAAACTAACATTTATGGAATTGACAAGGGAAAGGGCataagaaacagaaaatgcttAACAACAAAGGCAGTAAACTAATGTTTAGTGAGTTTGTGTATTAACACATACCTACCCAAGTTGCACCATATTACGGGTGGACTGTAGTACTTCAGCCAAAATCTGCATTGCTTCAGTGTCGAGATTGTTCTCTCCAAGCCTGAAATGTAAAGAGTACTGATTATGCTGCCTCTTATCTGTCAACttattttaaagagaaaaatctAAATTGTATTGTTATTCCAAGAATCCAACATTATTGTCTTATCCTCTCCATTAGTGTCTGATCATGCTCTTGTCACTGTGAACTCACCATAGTTTCTGACACCTGAACAGGTAGGGCTTTAGATCCATCAGAGACTTGGTGCTTACGTTGGTTCCAGTCAGGTCCAGCTCGTGAATATCCCCACACTTTAGGTTAAGAAAGTACTTGATCACTCCGTAGTCCATGGGGGCCAGGTTGTCATCGCTGACGTTAATGCGCAGACTTGTGGGGTTGAGCTCCAGGGCCAGGGAGACGTCCTGCTGTTCAAAGAAGCAGTGCAGGTGGTTCAGAATGAACGCCCCGTTTTCACACAGGCTCCGGATGTCTCCGAGCAGCCAGGGCAGGTAGGAGTCCGCTTTGCGGCTCCTCCCCATCCTCACGTGCCGGGAGAGCAGTTGCTGGTTCCGCTCGGAGAGGAGGCCGGAGAGAAAGCGCCGGAACAGGTCCAGATACCCCGTGCTCACCTCTCGCCCGAGGACCACCTCGCTCTCCAGGATGTCTGGGGAAGGGTGGTCCTCCAGCACGTAGTACAGGGCGGCAAAAAACTCCTGGATGGTGAAGTGCGTGAAGGAGTACACGTCCTCACTGCAGCCTGGCTCTTGGACTGTGGTCTTGTCGAGGAAGGTGCTGACGAGGTTGTTGCCAGCCAGCTGCCGCACATCAGGGGAGCAGCTGTAGAACAGGGTATCATGGGCCAGTAGCTTCTGGTAGGCCAGTCGGCCTAGGTTGAGCACGGTATCCGATAGCTGTTCCAGGCATTCCTCTTCGTTACCGAGGTCATGCGGAGATCCTGCTCTGTTTTGAGTGTGGGACCTGAGCAATGCCACCAGGTAGTGTGTGTAGATATCGGTCATGGTCTTGGGGCTCTTGGTTGAGAAGCCGTCACTGTCCCTCAGAATGCTGCACACGATGTAGCAGAAGCCGGGTATGAAGCACAAGGTCAACATCAACTCGTTGGCCCTGACCACCTCGAACATCCTGAGTGCCAGGCCTTCATCCTGGAAGTACTTGATGAAGAAATCCTTGATTTCAGCCATAGAGAAGCCAGTGATGAGGGCAAAACAGTCAATGCAGCCAATAGGGATGTAGCCGATGGCTGTTGGTCTGCTGGTGAGGAGCACAGAGGCCTCTGGAAGGAGCTCCCCTCGCATTAGACTGCTGACGATCTGCACTACCtctccctcctcatcctcttctgTCACAAATTCCTCCGTATCGCACGCCCTGTAGTGTTTAAACTCATCAAACCCGTCCAGCACAATCAGCAGCTTCTCATAGTTGGCAAATACGCTGTCCAAGTCTTTAGCTAGGTGCCGATTCTTGCGTAGAACCAGTTCTCTGAGGCTTACGGGTTTGGTGATCAAGTTCAGGTCCCTGAAGGTCAGGTGGATGACAAAGTCAAAGTTGAAATATCCCTGGTTGTTTCCAAAGTCGCACAGGATTTTCTGGACCAAGACTGTTTTGCCAATGCCGGCCACTCCCGTAACTAGGATCTTTTTTGCCGCTTGACTGTGAGTCAAATCTGAAAACAACTGCTGCGGTTTGATCACCCTCTGCTCCTGTGCTTTCTGCTGTAGTGAAATTCGCTGCTGCCCGAAGGCCAGAATCTCATGCTTTTTCACTTCAAGGCTGCAATGTCCCTTCACAAGCAAGAGGTTGACATAATGTTCAGAGAAGAGGATTTTCTCTCCGTGTCGAGTGTTATAGAAGAGCATACACTCACTCCTGCGTTTCAGAGTCTGTTTGTGCTTTTCAATCACTTTACGGTAGCctggaaaaaaaatagaaaatgttgaGTGCATTATTATTTACGTTAATTTGATGAAGACAAATGGAACAAATGCTTTGTGCCCTGCAACATTTTAtacattgttttctattgtttACAGTACATGATTTAATATTATTTAGAAGTCACCCTTCTATGACAGTGACAGTTGTATTCATAATTAACATGCATATGATGGGTTCTTCATTAACTTATTTTCACTGTAGTTTATGGTTTATATGGTTACCTATTTATATAGACTGACATCGACTGAGGGAAACAGGTCAGATTGGCTTGTTTTCCCTCAGGTGAGTTACTGAAACGTGCACTTGAAAGAATAACATGATTTTTTAGGAAGCTCTTTGATTCAAAGATACCATTTCCTATATCCAGATTGTAGGTTACATGTGACCGATGGCACGGAGCAGGCCTTTAGGTGCCAGGGCGGTTAGTTACAACCTTAGTCACcaaggagatgtgtgtgtgtgatacaggctTCTTTCCTTGTTTCCTTTTCCCTTCCGCCCGGAGCTCTTAAACCGCTCCGACCGGACCTTCCTTCCCCCGGGTCATGCCCTCGCTTCCACTCATAATGCAGCGACAGATTCATCCCCCCcaacccacagaactgcatgcTTTACATCACCCACAATGTGGACTTTCTTGTTTATCTGCTGTATTTATATCTCAACTGTTTTCATCTCAACCTTTCTTCCCAAGGAGTTTTTCTTGCCATTGTTTGGGTTTGTCTCTCCACTCGGGAGTTTTTAGAGCTGGTATTTCTCCTTTTGTTATTTCCTATTACTCTGCCTTTGGGgtactatacaaataaaattgaatttaattgagtGACTAACTTCTAATTATTTTACCATATGTGAGCagaatattgttttattatactTTGTAATTCACTGTTAGCTTGTCAAACTCTGATCTGTTGATATGATTTGattgactttttctttttgactgaagttttcttttttatgtttgttttcatgagCAAATACAGTGACCAAGCTTGTATCACCTCAGGGATCTGGTGTATAATAACACCACCACCTTGTGAAAATCATCTGCTGTCATCTCTACACAATGTAGAAAAGGCTGCTACCACTGTCAGTCATACAGGTACATTCTATAGTATTCTACTTTTATAAAAGCAGAGTCATAAAACCAACCAATAGATTTTAAGCAGTTACATGATGGCAAAACTTGACAGAGGCACCACAACAGATGCATGCAGTCTATTTATTAATCCAAAAATTATTTCCATGTCAGTAGAAGG is a window from the Conger conger chromosome 8, fConCon1.1, whole genome shotgun sequence genome containing:
- the LOC133135264 gene encoding NACHT, LRR and PYD domains-containing protein 3-like, producing the protein MAAGPLAVSLPDPEGSTCRSLRELRVCLVDQLEDHIGSLVEQLLLRDVFTRDDREDVLCQPGPRARVRKVLDILDCKGEEAASSFLSLYRRLQEAGREPVRQAQSAGYRKVIEKHKQTLKRRSECMLFYNTRHGEKILFSEHYVNLLLVKGHCSLEVKKHEILAFGQQRISLQQKAQEQRVIKPQQLFSDLTHSQAAKKILVTGVAGIGKTVLVQKILCDFGNNQGYFNFDFVIHLTFRDLNLITKPVSLRELVLRKNRHLAKDLDSVFANYEKLLIVLDGFDEFKHYRACDTEEFVTEEDEEGEVVQIVSSLMRGELLPEASVLLTSRPTAIGYIPIGCIDCFALITGFSMAEIKDFFIKYFQDEGLALRMFEVVRANELMLTLCFIPGFCYIVCSILRDSDGFSTKSPKTMTDIYTHYLVALLRSHTQNRAGSPHDLGNEEECLEQLSDTVLNLGRLAYQKLLAHDTLFYSCSPDVRQLAGNNLVSTFLDKTTVQEPGCSEDVYSFTHFTIQEFFAALYYVLEDHPSPDILESEVVLGREVSTGYLDLFRRFLSGLLSERNQQLLSRHVRMGRSRKADSYLPWLLGDIRSLCENGAFILNHLHCFFEQQDVSLALELNPTSLRINVSDDNLAPMDYGVIKYFLNLKCGDIHELDLTGTNVSTKSLMDLKPYLFRCQKLWLGENNLDTEAMQILAEVLQSTRNMVQLGLGWTNIGDEEFLVLAEGLRTNEVLQGLWLEGNNITFRGLSAVADFIPFSVRKIIVIWNNVSEEEAEKLNNRECVIADFSNDDTWIGWGDWVLQRCEVSNNEKLVTFLNKVCNISIYCMEIGWVETFYSKLTEMIRTRIDVCSEDDIRRKLVKFLDILTV